In Synergistaceae bacterium DZ-S4, a single window of DNA contains:
- the ruvC gene encoding crossover junction endodeoxyribonuclease RuvC, translating into MRALGIDPGLGTMGYGIVSQFGDRLVCECYGVVRTPSSLSLTKRLSLLYDELKDRAGEYPPDIIAVEKLFFGRNITTAEMVWQARGVILLFAAQMGLEPYELKPSEVKLAVCGYGAAEKGQVQGMVANLLGLEKNPSPDDAADALAIAIAGLSMSSFDRNILKGY; encoded by the coding sequence GTGAGAGCCCTGGGCATAGATCCGGGGCTCGGCACTATGGGGTACGGGATAGTCTCGCAGTTTGGCGACAGACTTGTGTGCGAATGCTACGGGGTCGTCAGGACCCCATCTTCGCTGTCGCTTACCAAGAGGCTTTCGCTGCTTTACGATGAGCTGAAGGATAGGGCGGGGGAGTATCCTCCTGACATAATAGCTGTAGAAAAGCTTTTCTTCGGAAGAAACATAACAACGGCGGAGATGGTTTGGCAGGCAAGGGGAGTTATTCTCCTCTTTGCCGCACAGATGGGTCTTGAACCCTACGAACTCAAGCCGTCGGAGGTCAAGCTGGCTGTCTGCGGATACGGAGCCGCGGAGAAGGGACAGGTCCAGGGCATGGTCGCGAACCTGCTGGGGCTTGAGAAAAACCCGAGCCCGGACGACGCAGCTGACGCCCTGGCCATAGCCATAGCGGGTCTTTCAATGTCATCTTTCGACAGAAATATACTGAAGGGATACTGA
- a CDS encoding YebC/PmpR family DNA-binding transcriptional regulator, producing MSGHSKWANIKHRKAAQDSKKGVAFQKLVKNVIAAAKAGGGDPNSNFRLKVAIDRARAGNVPVDNIERGIKRGTGELDGVIFEEILYEGYGPNGVAVMVQALTDNRNRTAPEMRSLFTKTGGSIGELGCVAWNFDRKGIIGVTGDGIDEEEIMMAAIEAGADDVTAEDEGYEITCDPSVLSDVAEALKNAGYNVESIEVEMVPKNTVSVTNKADAAKLLSLVERFEEHDDVQAVYANFDIPDEILAEIDG from the coding sequence TTGTCAGGACATTCAAAATGGGCAAACATAAAGCATCGCAAAGCAGCACAGGATTCAAAGAAAGGCGTGGCTTTCCAGAAACTGGTCAAAAATGTCATTGCAGCGGCAAAGGCCGGAGGCGGTGACCCTAACTCAAACTTCAGGCTTAAGGTCGCCATAGACAGAGCCAGGGCAGGCAATGTGCCTGTCGACAACATCGAAAGAGGGATCAAAAGGGGCACAGGAGAACTTGACGGAGTGATATTCGAAGAGATCCTTTACGAGGGATACGGACCAAACGGAGTCGCCGTCATGGTCCAGGCCCTGACGGACAACCGGAACAGGACAGCCCCCGAAATGCGCTCGCTCTTTACCAAGACAGGCGGCTCGATCGGTGAACTGGGATGCGTCGCATGGAACTTCGACAGAAAAGGGATCATTGGCGTCACCGGCGACGGGATCGACGAAGAAGAGATAATGATGGCCGCGATCGAGGCCGGAGCTGATGACGTGACCGCCGAAGATGAGGGATATGAGATCACATGCGACCCTTCGGTCCTCTCGGATGTTGCAGAGGCGCTCAAAAACGCAGGGTACAACGTTGAATCAATAGAGGTCGAGATGGTTCCGAAGAACACAGTCTCGGTGACCAACAAGGCTGATGCGGCAAAACTCCTCTCTTTGGTAGAGCGTTTCGAGGAGCACGACGACGTTCAGGCGGTCTACGCCAACTTCGACATCCCGGACGAGATCCTTGCTGAGATCGACGGCTGA